The Acipenser ruthenus chromosome 25, fAciRut3.2 maternal haplotype, whole genome shotgun sequence genome has a window encoding:
- the LOC117963513 gene encoding glycerate kinase-like has protein sequence MASGLCGAAGSLLLSSAPWGLGGRSRRMMTLWTQGREVFGAAVSAVLPENMMRGSLALRGECLLVDVRSFAPTGNVHLVGFGKAVLGMAAAAERILGDHLVRGVVSVPHGIQEALRQAGKGEMLLGPDSRITVLEGARHNLPDRDAMEAASAIRELASGLTEQDLLLVLISGGGSALLPAPTPPITLEEKQSLTRQLAARGATIQELNTLRKALSQLKGGGLARCAHPAQVVSLILSDVIADPPELIASGPTVPSPADPGECWAILERYGLRSSLPQSVRDVLSGLGGAGTGQGQAGSRLVHNAIIGSNALALEAASARARELGFLPVVLSPAVCGEVQAVSRLYGLLVRFASQARSEEGAEGSLREAILGMGPEVGVPDRDLLHTLKVLEECRGGALCLLSGGEPTVQLRGKGKGGRNQELALRVAVELAQGGSSLPAPLGVAFLSGGTDGQDGPTDAAGAIADPLLVSEAREQGLDPAEFLDNNDSYTFFTRLSRGDRLIRTRLTGTNVMDVHLVLIQGEEAGSGAHAAAGSS, from the exons ATGGCCAGTGGTCTGTGTGGAGCGGCTGGCAGCTTGTTGCTCAGCAGCGCCCCCTGGGGGCTGGGCGGGAGAAGCAGGAGGATGATGACGTTGTGGACACAGGGCCGCGAGGTGTTCGGCGCGGCGGTCAGCGCGGTGCTCCCCGAGAACATGATGCGTGGGAGCCTGGCTCTGCGGGGAGAGTGCCTCCTGGTGGACGTTAGGAGCTTCGCGCCCACGGGGAACGTGCACCTGGTGGGCTTCGGCAAGGCTGTGCTGGGCATGGCGGCCGCGGCAGAGAGGATTCTGGGAGATCACCTGGtcaggggtgtggtcagtgtgcCCCACGGGATTCAGGAGGCTCTGAGGCAGGCAGGCAAGGG GGAGATGCTGCTTGGCCCTGACAGCCGGATCACAGTGCTGGAGGGAGCGCGGCACAACCTCCCAGACAGAGACGCCATGGAGGCTGCCAGCGCCATCAGAGAGCTCGCCAGCGGGCTGACAGAGCAAGACCTGCTCCTGGTGCTCATCTCCG GGGGGGGCTCTGCCCTCCTACCCGCCCCCACCCCCCCGATCACCCTGGAAGAGAAGCAGAGTCTGACCCGGCAGCTGGCCGCCCGGGGAGCCACCATCCAGGAGCTGAACACCCTGCGCAAGGCGCTGTCTCAGCTCAAGGGAGGGGGGCTGGCCCGCTGCGCTCACCCTGCACAG GTGGTGAGCCTGATCCTCTCCGATGTGATCGCTGACCCCCCGGAGCTCATCGCCAGCGGCCCCACGGTTCCCAGCCCAGCCGATCCGGGGGAGTGCTGGGCAATCCTGGAGAGATACGGGCTCCGCTCCTCGCTGCCCCAGTCCGTGCGGGACGTCCTGTCGGGGTTGGGGGGCGCGGGGACGGGGCAGGGGCAGGCAGGCTCCAGGCTCGTGCACAACGCCATCATTGGCTCCAACGCGCTGGCCCTGGAGGCAGCCTCGGCCCGGGCGCGGGAGCTGGGCTTTCTGCCCGTGGTTCTGTCCCCAGCCGTCTGCGGGGAGGTCCAGGCCGTCTCCCGACTTTACGGACTGCTGGTCCGGTTTGCGAGCCAGGCTCGGTCCGAGGAGGGTGCGGAGGGGAGCCTGCGGGAGGCTATACTGGGGATGGGCCCGGAAGTGGGGGTCCCGGACCGGGATCTCCTGCACACCCTGAAGGTTTTGGAGGAGTGCAGGGGGGGAGCGCTGTGCCTGCTGTCCGGCGGGGAGCCCACAGTGCAGCTGAGAGGGAAGGGGAAGGGGGGCCGCAATCAGGAGCTGGCCCTGCGCGTGGCCGTGGAACTCGCACAGGGGGGGTCCTCCCTGCCTGCCCCCCTGGGGGTGGCATTCCTCAGCGGGGGGACGGACGGACAAGACGGCCCCACGGACGCGGCCGGAGCGATCGCTGACCCCCTGCTGGTGTCGGAGGCAAGGGAGCAAGGTCTGGACCCCGCGGAGTTCCTGGACAACAACGATTCCTACACCTTCTTCACACGCCTCTCCAGGGGGGACCGGCTGATCCGGACCAGGCTCACCGGAACCAACGTCATGGATGTGCACCTGGTTCTGATCCAGGGAGAGGAGGCAGGTTCGGGAGCCCATGCTGCTGCAGGGAGCTCATAG
- the LOC117411873 gene encoding T-cell leukemia translocation-altered gene protein homolog, translating to MEEPWNLECVSYAVDCLLSFVTEFVQDWDGNDMRVSIFKILLGWLLISLVSIHFAWKVYGITVNDMYHRQGTAGQNGGTPETATNFSGWESSAGDGSKPRRE from the exons ATGGAGGAACCGTGGAATTTAGAGTGCGTCTCTTATGCTGTAGACTGCCTGCTGTCCTTCGTCACGGAGTTTGTTCAAGACTGGGACGGCAATGATATGAGAGTGTCGATCTTCAAAATACTCCTGGGCTGGCTGCTGATCAGCCTGGTATCCATTCACTTTGCATGGAAAGTGTACGGGATCACTGTCAACGACATGTACCACCGGCAAG GCACTGCTGGCCAGAATGGAGGCACCCCAGAGACAGCAACAAATTTCAGCGGCTG ggaGAGTTCTGCCGGGGACGGCTCCAAACCACGACGGGAGTGA
- the LOC117963525 gene encoding transforming protein RhoA translates to MAAIRKKLVIVGDGACGKTCLLIVFSKDQFPEVYVPTVFENYVADIEVDSKQVELALWDTAGQEDYDRLRPLSYPDTDVILMCFSIDSPDSLENIPEKWTPEVKHFCPNVPIILVGNKKDLRNDEHTRRELAKMKQEPVKPEEGRDMANRIGAFGYMECSAKTKDGVREVFEMATRAALQARRGKKQSKCLLL, encoded by the exons ATGGCAGCGATCCGTAAGAAGCTGGTGATCGTGGGTGATGGGGCCTGTGGAAAGACCTGCCTGCTGATAGTCTTCAGTAAGGACCAGTTTCCAGAGGTCTACGTCCCAACAGTCTTCGAGAACTACGTCGCAGACATCGAGGTGGACAGCAAACAG GTGGAGCTGGCTCTCTGGGACACAGCCGGACAGGAGGACTATGATCGACTCAGGCCTCTATCCTACCCCGACACAGACGTTATCCTCATGTGCTTCTCCATAGACAGTCCAGACAGTTTAG AAAACATCCCGGAGAAGTGGACTCCGGAGGTGAAGCATTTCTGCCCGAATGTGCCCATCATCCTGGTGGGGAACAAGAAGGACCTGCGGAACGACGAGCACACACGCCGAGAACTGGCCAAGATGAAACAG GAGCCAGTGAAGCCGGAGGAGGGCCGGGACATGGCAAACCGCATCGGTGCCTTTGGCTACATGGAGTGCTCAGCAAAGACAAAGGACGGCGTGAGGGAGGTGTTCGAGATGGCCACCAGGGCGGCGCTACAGGCCCGACGTGGCAAAAAACAATCAAAATGCCTTCTTTTgtaa